From Hymenobacter sedentarius, a single genomic window includes:
- a CDS encoding S9 family peptidase, producing the protein MHKSLLSLPLASIGLLTAASAQQLPALTAQDYARAERFMGYNTLPLVDRSMSPPTWLAGDRFWYRVLTPQGSEFVLVDPVRKTKTAAFDPAKLAAALGTAGGKRYEATRLPFRTFTFSPDGKQVRFAAEDKNWQYDAASGHVSADPIPALSPSAAASAQNEVESPDGRRVAFLRDYNLWVRDTKTKAETALTTDGIKDFGYATDNAGYATTDKPVLRWSPDSRKIATFRQDQRRVGDMYLVTTNVGRPTLKTWKYPLPGDPDVIAIERVILEVDQPKMIRLALAPDPRRSSSCSNLACEGRGMGDVEWSPDATQLAFVSSSRDRKQVTFRVADAATGRVRDVFSETVATFFESGREAMNWHYLPNTNEVLWCSSRDNWAHFYLYDATTGRPKHRITAGKWAVRQLVHVDEKARQLYFLAGGREPGNPYFTYLYRMGMDGKHLTLLTPEAGHHLVTFAPSGRYFVDSYSQHDAPPVSQLRTRAGQVVLPLEKTDISRLAATGWKPPTAITVKAQDGQFTLYGLMYTPTHLDPTKKYPVINYIYPGPQTGPLSANTGAGWSFNAGRGDHQALAELGFVVVLIEGSCNPFRSKGFQDACYGNIAENTLSDQVSGLRQLAQRYPYLDLNRVGVWGHSGGGYAAAAALFRYPDFYQVGIAESGDHDVRSYQDAWGERYLGLLTPQADGASNYSSQANAPFAKNLKGKLLLAHGLMDNNVPPTNTMLVVDALIKANKTFDLVVFPNAQHAYGPDAPYMTRRRWDYFVRHLAGIEPPQDYLMNAKTDPRDGVL; encoded by the coding sequence GTGCACAAGTCTTTACTTTCGCTTCCTCTTGCTAGCATTGGACTCCTGACGGCGGCATCCGCCCAGCAGTTGCCCGCCCTTACAGCGCAGGACTACGCCCGGGCCGAGCGCTTCATGGGGTACAACACGCTGCCGCTGGTTGACCGCAGCATGAGCCCACCCACCTGGCTGGCAGGCGACCGCTTCTGGTACCGGGTGCTCACGCCGCAGGGCAGTGAGTTTGTTCTGGTGGACCCGGTTCGCAAGACCAAAACGGCCGCCTTCGACCCGGCCAAGCTGGCGGCGGCCTTGGGCACGGCCGGCGGCAAACGCTACGAGGCGACCCGCCTGCCGTTCCGCACCTTTACCTTCTCGCCCGATGGGAAACAGGTCCGCTTCGCGGCCGAGGACAAGAACTGGCAATACGACGCGGCCAGCGGCCACGTCAGCGCCGACCCGATTCCGGCCCTCAGCCCGAGCGCCGCGGCCAGCGCCCAGAACGAAGTCGAGTCGCCCGATGGCCGGCGGGTGGCGTTTCTGCGCGACTACAACCTGTGGGTGCGCGATACCAAAACCAAGGCCGAAACCGCGCTGACCACCGACGGGATTAAGGATTTTGGCTATGCCACCGACAACGCCGGTTATGCGACCACCGACAAGCCCGTGCTGCGCTGGTCCCCCGATTCGCGTAAAATCGCGACTTTCCGGCAGGACCAGCGGCGGGTGGGCGACATGTACCTGGTGACCACCAACGTCGGCCGGCCGACGCTAAAAACCTGGAAGTACCCGCTCCCCGGCGACCCGGACGTCATCGCCATCGAGCGGGTCATTCTGGAAGTGGACCAGCCCAAGATGATCCGGCTGGCGCTGGCGCCCGACCCGCGCCGCAGCTCGAGCTGCTCCAACCTGGCGTGCGAGGGCCGGGGCATGGGCGACGTGGAGTGGAGCCCCGATGCCACCCAATTGGCCTTTGTGTCGAGCTCGCGCGACCGCAAACAGGTAACCTTCCGCGTGGCCGACGCCGCGACCGGCCGCGTGCGGGACGTCTTTTCCGAAACGGTGGCGACCTTTTTTGAATCGGGCCGCGAAGCCATGAACTGGCACTACCTGCCCAACACCAACGAAGTACTCTGGTGCTCGTCCCGCGACAACTGGGCCCACTTTTACCTCTACGACGCCACCACCGGCCGGCCCAAGCACCGGATCACCGCCGGCAAGTGGGCGGTGCGGCAGCTGGTGCACGTGGACGAGAAAGCGCGCCAGCTCTACTTTCTGGCAGGGGGGCGGGAGCCGGGCAATCCCTATTTCACCTACCTGTACCGGATGGGGATGGACGGTAAGCACCTGACCCTGCTCACGCCCGAGGCCGGCCACCACCTGGTCACGTTTGCGCCCTCTGGCCGCTATTTTGTCGACAGCTATTCGCAGCACGACGCGCCGCCCGTAAGCCAGTTGCGCACCCGCGCCGGCCAGGTGGTGCTGCCCCTGGAAAAAACGGACATTTCGCGGCTCGCCGCCACCGGCTGGAAGCCGCCCACGGCCATCACCGTCAAGGCACAGGACGGGCAATTCACCCTCTACGGCCTGATGTACACGCCCACCCACTTAGACCCGACCAAGAAGTACCCGGTGATCAACTACATCTACCCCGGCCCCCAGACCGGCCCCCTGTCGGCCAACACGGGCGCTGGCTGGTCGTTTAACGCGGGGCGGGGCGACCACCAGGCGCTGGCCGAACTGGGCTTTGTGGTGGTGCTGATTGAAGGCAGCTGCAACCCCTTTCGCTCCAAGGGTTTTCAGGACGCGTGCTACGGCAACATTGCCGAAAATACCCTGTCCGACCAGGTGAGCGGCCTGCGGCAGCTGGCCCAGCGCTACCCTTACCTCGACCTAAATCGGGTGGGCGTTTGGGGGCATTCCGGCGGCGGGTACGCGGCCGCGGCGGCCCTGTTCCGCTACCCGGATTTCTACCAAGTGGGCATCGCCGAATCGGGCGACCACGACGTGCGCAGCTACCAAGACGCCTGGGGCGAGCGCTACCTCGGCCTGCTCACGCCGCAAGCCGATGGCGCGTCCAACTACAGCTCGCAGGCCAACGCGCCGTTTGCCAAAAACCTCAAAGGCAAGCTGCTGCTGGCCCATGGCTTAATGGACAACAACGTGCCGCCTACCAATACGATGCTGGTGGTAGACGCCTTAATCAAAGCGAATAAAACCTTCGACCTGGTGGTGTTTCCAAACGCGCAGCACGCTTACGGCCCGGATGCGCCCTACATGACCCGCCGCCGCTGGGATTACTTCGTACGCCACCTGGCGGGCATCGAGCCGCCGCAGGACTATCTGATGAATGCCAAGACCGACCCGCGCGACGGGGTGCTCTAA
- a CDS encoding alpha/beta fold hydrolase, translating to MRPFLLLFCLLFSGLLAVGQPVPYGNNAAAGHYQLVRGVKLYYEVYGKGQPLLLIHGNAGSIEKFKANIPYFAQHYQVIAVDSRAHGKSVDPGDSLSFEMMADDFAGLLTALHLDSVNVLGWSDGGINALVLALRHPSKVRRLASTGANLSPDSAALVPAVWKAQQRYYQANKGKALPDPGKRNQWKVFTLDVLQPNIPLATLRRITAPAFIIAGDRDMITHAHTVAIYRHLRRAWLWIVPNSGHATLRDQADEFNRKVDEFFQAKAIPALAH from the coding sequence ATGCGCCCTTTCCTACTCCTATTCTGTTTGCTATTCTCCGGGTTGCTCGCCGTGGGCCAACCCGTGCCGTACGGAAATAACGCGGCCGCGGGCCACTACCAACTGGTGCGGGGCGTCAAGCTCTACTACGAGGTGTACGGCAAAGGCCAACCCCTGCTGCTGATTCACGGCAATGCCGGCAGCATCGAAAAGTTCAAGGCCAATATTCCTTACTTCGCCCAACACTACCAGGTGATTGCCGTGGACAGCCGGGCGCACGGCAAGTCGGTGGACCCGGGCGACTCGCTGAGCTTTGAGATGATGGCCGATGACTTTGCTGGCCTGCTCACCGCCTTGCACCTGGATTCGGTGAATGTGCTGGGCTGGAGTGACGGCGGCATCAACGCCCTGGTGCTCGCGCTCCGGCACCCCAGCAAAGTGCGGCGCCTAGCGTCCACAGGGGCCAACCTCTCGCCCGACTCCGCGGCCCTCGTGCCGGCGGTGTGGAAAGCGCAACAGCGGTACTACCAAGCGAATAAGGGCAAGGCCTTGCCCGACCCGGGGAAGCGCAATCAATGGAAGGTGTTCACGCTGGATGTGTTGCAGCCCAACATTCCGCTGGCGACGCTGCGGCGGATTACGGCGCCCGCCTTCATCATCGCTGGCGACCGGGATATGATTACGCACGCCCATACGGTGGCTATCTACCGCCACCTGCGCCGCGCCTGGCTGTGGATCGTGCCCAACAGCGGCCACGCCACGCTCCGGGATCAGGCCGACGAGTTCAATCGAAAGGTGGACGAGTTCTTTCAAGCGAAAGCGATACCGGCCCTAGCACACTGA
- a CDS encoding creatininase family protein — protein sequence MRSGKKLGLLSLLVLRSVFSHGQQATTLTRPNLFVEYLTTFEVSEKIQQGYTTVLVYSGGQEATGPHVALGKHNFRVPGYAQRIAARLGHTLIAPIIPFAPNSPALQKWAGTVTLDSLTFSKVNEALATSMITSGFTRIILLGDHGPSQAPLAALARKMEARYRGQGIDVYYAADGYTTARKQIEASLKRQGLVGGGHGGNWDVSETMVVSRRLVRPRLFAAGDTARNGNTPMNARGLSGDPTRASKKRGKQFGEVRVGAYVDEIKRHLAALGAGSVESK from the coding sequence ATGCGCAGTGGAAAGAAACTGGGCTTGCTTAGCCTGCTGGTCCTGCGATCCGTGTTCAGCCACGGCCAGCAAGCCACGACGCTGACCCGCCCGAATCTCTTCGTGGAGTACCTCACGACGTTCGAGGTGTCGGAAAAAATACAGCAGGGGTACACCACCGTGCTCGTTTACAGCGGGGGACAAGAAGCCACCGGCCCCCACGTGGCCCTGGGCAAACACAACTTTCGGGTGCCGGGCTACGCCCAGCGCATTGCGGCCCGGTTGGGCCACACGCTGATAGCACCCATCATTCCATTTGCCCCGAACTCGCCGGCGCTCCAAAAGTGGGCGGGCACCGTCACTCTCGACAGCCTCACGTTTTCCAAGGTCAACGAAGCCCTGGCCACCAGCATGATTACCAGTGGCTTTACGCGCATCATCTTGCTGGGTGACCACGGCCCCAGCCAAGCCCCCCTGGCGGCCTTGGCCCGAAAAATGGAGGCCCGGTACCGGGGACAAGGCATTGATGTCTACTACGCCGCGGACGGCTACACCACCGCTCGGAAGCAAATCGAGGCCTCCCTCAAACGCCAGGGCCTGGTGGGCGGCGGCCACGGCGGGAACTGGGACGTGTCGGAAACGATGGTGGTTTCCCGCCGTTTGGTGCGGCCCCGGCTGTTTGCCGCCGGGGACACGGCCCGAAACGGCAACACGCCCATGAATGCCCGGGGCCTTTCCGGCGACCCGACCCGGGCCAGCAAAAAGCGGGGAAAGCAATTTGGTGAGGTACGGGTCGGCGCGTATGTGGACGAAATAAAACGCCATTTAGCCGCGCTTGGCGCAGGCAGTGTAGAGAGCAAGTAG
- a CDS encoding CocE/NonD family hydrolase has translation MGVTFYYSAVVALLALAAPARAQMPVLPPDTLHVSEAALRAQLLADTVYARAHYHKQEFRIPMRDGARLHTVVYVPKDADRVRYPILLKRTPYSVGPYGPSKYKASISPSSAMLREGYIFALQDVRGRYMSEGVFEDVRPQRTNYAGKQDTDESTDAFDTMEYLLKKGPPNNGRLGLWGLSYDGFYTTAGLLSRHPALKAASPQAPVTDMFWDDDHQNGAYSLPMVGFWSAFGQPRPQPTAQRNERLQVPGNDGYAFYHRLGPLKNVNPQLFHGRVKHWNDLVAHPNYDAFWQVRNPRPHLKNIKTAVLTVGGFNDASDLFGTLHTYAAIEQQNPGLANRLVMGPWRHVGWSNGAGTGEMLGNVAYTPSPSLWYQQYVEAPFFKAYLKDASPTAAALLPEALVFEGGTNRWRTFDAWPPKAAQARTLYFQPGGKIGFEKPTAAPAGTGFDQFLSDPARPVPYTEATVPGKVAAYMTDDQRFASRRPDVLTYQSDVLAEDLTLAGPIQALLQVATTGTDADWVVKLIDVYPDNTPDDPRTAPGVHLGGYQQLVRAEVMRGRFRDSFSQPKPFVAGQVTAVPFTVQDLMHTFKKGHRLMVQVQSTWFPLFDRNPQQYVENIFEANESDFQAATHRLYFSPEHVSQLTVKVL, from the coding sequence ATGGGGGTAACCTTTTACTATTCCGCTGTTGTGGCCTTGCTGGCACTGGCCGCCCCGGCCCGCGCCCAAATGCCCGTGCTGCCGCCCGATACCTTACACGTAAGCGAGGCCGCGTTGCGCGCTCAGTTGTTGGCCGACACGGTCTACGCCCGCGCGCATTACCACAAGCAGGAGTTTCGCATACCGATGCGCGACGGGGCCCGGCTCCACACCGTCGTGTACGTGCCCAAGGACGCCGACCGGGTGCGCTACCCCATCCTGCTAAAACGCACGCCCTACTCGGTGGGTCCCTACGGGCCAAGTAAGTACAAGGCGAGCATCAGTCCGAGCAGCGCCATGCTGCGCGAGGGCTACATTTTCGCCCTGCAGGACGTGCGTGGCCGCTATATGTCGGAAGGTGTGTTCGAGGACGTGCGCCCGCAGCGAACGAACTATGCCGGCAAACAAGACACCGATGAGAGCACCGATGCCTTCGACACGATGGAGTATCTGCTCAAGAAAGGCCCTCCGAACAACGGCCGCTTGGGGCTGTGGGGCCTTTCCTACGACGGCTTCTACACGACGGCAGGTCTGCTCAGCCGCCACCCGGCCCTGAAGGCGGCCAGCCCGCAAGCGCCCGTCACCGACATGTTCTGGGACGACGACCACCAGAACGGCGCCTATTCTCTCCCCATGGTGGGCTTTTGGTCGGCCTTTGGCCAACCCCGGCCGCAGCCTACGGCGCAACGGAACGAGCGCTTGCAGGTGCCCGGCAACGACGGCTACGCGTTCTACCACCGCCTAGGCCCGCTCAAAAACGTTAACCCGCAACTCTTTCACGGTCGGGTCAAGCACTGGAACGACCTGGTGGCGCACCCCAACTACGACGCCTTCTGGCAGGTCCGCAACCCGCGTCCGCACCTAAAAAACATCAAAACCGCCGTGCTCACCGTCGGCGGCTTCAACGACGCCAGTGACCTGTTCGGCACCCTGCACACCTACGCAGCCATCGAGCAGCAAAACCCCGGCCTGGCCAACCGCCTCGTGATGGGCCCCTGGCGGCACGTCGGCTGGTCAAACGGCGCTGGCACCGGGGAGATGCTCGGCAACGTGGCGTACACCCCCTCGCCCTCGCTGTGGTACCAGCAGTACGTGGAGGCGCCCTTCTTCAAGGCGTATCTGAAAGACGCGTCGCCCACGGCCGCCGCCCTGCTGCCCGAGGCCCTCGTGTTTGAAGGCGGCACGAACCGGTGGCGCACCTTCGACGCCTGGCCGCCCAAGGCCGCGCAGGCACGCACGCTCTACTTCCAGCCCGGCGGCAAAATTGGGTTTGAGAAGCCAACCGCGGCCCCGGCAGGCACCGGCTTCGACCAATTTCTGAGCGACCCGGCCCGGCCCGTGCCGTACACCGAAGCCACGGTCCCGGGCAAGGTTGCCGCGTACATGACCGACGACCAACGCTTTGCCAGCCGCCGCCCCGACGTGCTCACCTACCAAAGCGACGTGCTCGCCGAGGACCTGACGTTGGCTGGCCCCATCCAGGCGCTGCTGCAGGTGGCCACCACCGGTACCGACGCCGACTGGGTGGTGAAACTCATCGACGTGTACCCCGACAATACGCCCGACGACCCGCGCACCGCGCCGGGCGTGCACCTGGGCGGCTACCAGCAACTGGTGCGCGCCGAGGTGATGCGCGGCCGTTTCCGCGACAGCTTCAGCCAGCCCAAGCCCTTCGTGGCGGGCCAGGTCACGGCCGTGCCCTTCACGGTGCAGGACCTAATGCACACGTTTAAAAAAGGCCACCGGCTGATGGTGCAGGTGCAAAGCACGTGGTTTCCGCTCTTCGACCGCAACCCGCAGCAGTACGTCGAGAACATCTTCGAGGCCAACGAGTCGGATTTCCAGGCCGCCACGCACCGCCTCTACTTCAGCCCCGAGCACGTCTCGCAGCTGACGGTGAAGGTGCTCTGA
- a CDS encoding DUF1294 domain-containing protein, which translates to MKIVLSGLLLFNLLCFLLFAWDKRKAQRGQRRIAETTLHWATLPGAAPGAWAAILLLHHKNRKAAFWGVTLGLTLLQGAVLYFTWPSFS; encoded by the coding sequence ATGAAAATAGTCTTGAGTGGCCTGTTGTTGTTCAATCTGCTGTGTTTCCTGCTCTTCGCCTGGGACAAACGCAAAGCCCAACGCGGTCAGCGGCGCATTGCCGAAACAACGCTGCACTGGGCGACGCTGCCGGGCGCGGCGCCCGGCGCGTGGGCGGCGATCTTGCTGCTGCACCATAAAAACCGCAAAGCGGCTTTCTGGGGCGTGACCCTGGGGCTAACGCTGCTGCAAGGAGCGGTGCTCTATTTCACGTGGCCTTCCTTCAGCTAA
- a CDS encoding lipocalin-like domain-containing protein, producing the protein MAPLPFLLLFALTLASTVLGQSRTTKTKAPLHTIVGTWRLLEFTDLDANSGKWVFRYGKHPKGYFTYTKSGVVNLNISRENPPKISEDSAKKTAVNLFDFTNTNAVGYFGTYTVDVKKSIVTHHITGGSLPWYLDTDQERPFRLKGDTLIIGNHKSWRRVLVRAD; encoded by the coding sequence ATGGCACCGCTTCCGTTCCTGCTCTTATTTGCCCTGACACTGGCGTCAACCGTGTTGGGACAAAGCCGAACCACGAAAACAAAAGCCCCGCTACACACCATCGTGGGCACTTGGCGCTTACTGGAGTTCACTGACCTAGACGCCAACAGCGGCAAATGGGTGTTTCGCTACGGCAAGCACCCCAAAGGGTACTTTACCTACACCAAAAGTGGCGTGGTGAACCTCAACATTTCCCGGGAAAATCCGCCGAAAATCTCCGAGGACTCGGCCAAAAAAACGGCGGTCAATTTGTTTGATTTCACCAATACGAACGCCGTGGGGTATTTCGGCACCTATACGGTGGACGTCAAAAAATCAATTGTAACGCACCACATAACCGGGGGCTCGTTGCCTTGGTACCTCGATACGGACCAAGAAAGGCCCTTTCGGTTGAAAGGCGACACGTTAATCATTGGCAATCACAAAAGTTGGCGAAGAGTTCTGGTCAGAGCAGACTAA
- a CDS encoding VOC family protein, with protein MAINPKTTGLAHVALRTTDFARAKAFYHDLLGLPIALDTPEILGFLVGATFIGFKQAQPTHPGGGTFTPFNVGLDHLAIACTDEAELHRVADALQAAGVENTGVKQDTVGPMKYVAFKDPDRIAWEFYMIQG; from the coding sequence ATGGCCATCAATCCAAAAACCACGGGCCTGGCCCACGTCGCGCTGCGCACCACCGACTTTGCCCGCGCCAAGGCCTTTTACCACGACCTGCTGGGCTTGCCCATCGCGCTGGACACGCCCGAAATACTCGGCTTCCTGGTCGGGGCCACCTTCATTGGCTTTAAGCAAGCGCAGCCCACCCACCCCGGGGGCGGCACCTTCACGCCTTTCAACGTGGGCCTCGACCACCTCGCCATTGCCTGCACCGACGAGGCCGAGCTGCACCGCGTGGCCGACGCCCTGCAGGCGGCCGGCGTGGAGAACACGGGCGTCAAACAGGACACGGTGGGACCGATGAAGTACGTGGCCTTCAAAGACCCCGACCGCATCGCCTGGGAATTTTACATGATTCAGGGGTAA
- a CDS encoding haloacid dehalogenase type II: protein MPTRRTVVSTLARAAAVAALPHSPAAMAAFAPARPQLLIFDVNETLLDLSKLQQAVNQEFRSAFAFQQWFALLLQYSLVDTVTGHYHDFPAIGAAGFDMLAQALGQSARPAARKQELLRLLAELPPHPDVIPGLTALQHAGFRMVTLTNSPGPTLQQQMAYAQLTPFFEQLLSIDPQKHYKPHPDTYTAACRQLRVAPADTMLLAAHGWDVAGARHAGLQAAFIARPGQAQYPLAPVPSLVGPTLEAVAKQLLG, encoded by the coding sequence GTGCCAACCCGCCGCACGGTCGTTTCCACCCTGGCACGGGCCGCTGCGGTCGCGGCCCTGCCCCATTCCCCCGCCGCCATGGCCGCCTTTGCGCCCGCTCGCCCCCAGCTGTTGATTTTCGACGTCAACGAAACCCTGCTCGACCTCAGCAAACTGCAGCAGGCCGTCAACCAGGAGTTCCGGTCCGCGTTCGCCTTCCAGCAGTGGTTTGCCCTCTTGCTGCAGTATTCCCTGGTGGACACGGTGACGGGCCACTACCACGACTTTCCCGCCATTGGCGCCGCCGGCTTCGACATGCTGGCCCAGGCCCTGGGCCAGTCCGCCCGGCCCGCCGCCCGCAAACAGGAACTACTGCGCCTCCTGGCCGAACTGCCGCCCCATCCCGACGTCATCCCGGGCCTCACGGCCCTGCAACACGCCGGCTTCCGGATGGTGACGCTCACCAACTCGCCCGGCCCCACTCTACAGCAGCAGATGGCCTACGCCCAGCTGACGCCCTTTTTTGAGCAGTTACTGAGCATCGACCCGCAAAAGCACTACAAGCCCCACCCGGACACCTACACCGCCGCTTGCCGGCAGCTGCGGGTGGCCCCCGCGGACACCATGCTGCTGGCGGCCCACGGCTGGGACGTGGCCGGCGCCCGGCACGCGGGGCTCCAGGCCGCCTTCATCGCCCGGCCCGGGCAGGCGCAGTACCCGCTGGCCCCGGTGCCCAGCCTGGTGGGGCCCACGTTGGAAGCCGTGGCCAAACAACTGCTCGGGTAA
- a CDS encoding peroxiredoxin-like family protein, with amino-acid sequence MKNSFFPLVISLFVLAVAPAWGQTAPARAAQPLAVGTAAPSFKAKDATGRPVELPQLLKKGPVVLYFYRGQWCPYCSKQLSQLQDSLQLLTAKGAQVVVITPETPENIGKTVAKTQAAFPIVHDRGFAIMTAYHTAFTVDAATAQKYRGFGVDLRQANGAPEDVLPVPATYVIGRNGRIRYVYFNPDYKQRASVRRIAAAL; translated from the coding sequence ATGAAAAACTCCTTCTTCCCGCTGGTTATCAGCCTTTTTGTCCTGGCGGTTGCGCCGGCCTGGGGCCAGACCGCGCCGGCCCGCGCCGCGCAGCCCCTGGCGGTGGGCACGGCGGCCCCGTCGTTCAAAGCAAAGGATGCAACCGGCCGCCCCGTGGAGCTGCCGCAGCTGCTGAAAAAGGGCCCGGTGGTCCTCTATTTCTACCGCGGCCAGTGGTGCCCGTACTGCAGCAAGCAGCTCAGCCAGCTGCAGGACTCGTTGCAGCTGCTCACGGCCAAAGGGGCGCAGGTGGTGGTGATCACGCCCGAAACCCCGGAGAACATCGGCAAAACGGTGGCCAAGACCCAGGCGGCGTTTCCCATTGTGCACGACCGGGGCTTCGCCATCATGACGGCCTACCACACGGCCTTTACCGTGGACGCGGCCACGGCGCAGAAATATCGCGGCTTCGGCGTGGACCTACGGCAGGCCAACGGCGCGCCGGAGGACGTGCTGCCGGTGCCGGCCACGTACGTCATCGGCCGCAACGGGCGCATCCGGTACGTGTACTTCAACCCGGACTATAAGCAGCGGGCCTCCGTGCGCCGCATCGCCGCGGCGCTCTAG
- a CDS encoding Dabb family protein — translation MNAPISPDLFVHHVLFYVPATASESDQARLLEGLRTLRGIPAIHWSHIGTPAATDRAVIERTYAYSWLCLFQSAADEEHYQRHPIHDAFRDTYARYWEKVVIYDAIGPMS, via the coding sequence ATGAATGCGCCCATCTCCCCAGACCTGTTTGTGCATCACGTGCTGTTTTACGTGCCCGCGACCGCCAGCGAATCCGACCAGGCCCGCCTGCTCGAAGGCCTTCGCACCTTGCGCGGCATTCCCGCCATCCACTGGTCGCACATTGGCACGCCGGCCGCGACGGACCGCGCCGTGATTGAGCGGACGTACGCCTATTCCTGGCTGTGCCTCTTCCAGAGCGCGGCCGACGAGGAGCACTACCAGCGGCACCCCATCCACGACGCATTTCGGGACACGTACGCCCGCTACTGGGAGAAAGTAGTGATCTACGACGCGATTGGCCCCATGTCTTGA
- a CDS encoding T9SS type A sorting domain-containing protein codes for MKIFAVLLFFGWLLGSAGAVSGQGTGFSAGQSSGTHVVHPATLRFYCTPANTQCQQLDADGDGVVDFDLLVQYGGSIYTLARSLFPAAWQVLADSTGAPAAYAPAAPLPYGEPIGPRTARRTWTGEGQLVQVTTYAGQFRESGNWAQDTLTRYLGIRQWQGGAWRYGYLQTRRQAATPLSPIYVTAYAMQTVVTATAPPSLAGFEAYPNPASDVLTVGLPALAAAEVQLRDLTGWSVYRQVVSQQRTVRVPLAGLPPGIYLVQLQTAAGIATRRIAKE; via the coding sequence ATGAAAATATTTGCCGTACTGCTCTTCTTTGGGTGGCTCCTTGGGAGTGCCGGCGCTGTTTCCGGGCAAGGAACGGGCTTCAGTGCCGGGCAAAGCAGCGGGACGCACGTCGTACACCCCGCCACCCTGCGCTTTTATTGCACCCCCGCCAATACGCAGTGCCAGCAGTTGGACGCGGACGGGGACGGCGTGGTTGATTTTGACCTGCTGGTGCAATACGGGGGAAGTATTTACACCCTGGCGCGTTCGTTGTTCCCCGCGGCCTGGCAGGTGCTGGCCGACAGCACCGGCGCCCCGGCCGCCTACGCGCCGGCCGCGCCGCTCCCGTACGGCGAACCCATCGGCCCGCGCACGGCGCGGCGCACCTGGACGGGCGAGGGCCAGTTGGTGCAGGTAACGACCTACGCGGGCCAGTTCCGCGAGAGCGGCAACTGGGCGCAGGACACGCTCACCCGCTACCTGGGCATCCGGCAGTGGCAGGGCGGCGCCTGGCGCTACGGCTACCTGCAGACCCGGCGGCAGGCGGCAACGCCCCTGAGCCCCATCTACGTCACGGCCTACGCGATGCAAACGGTGGTAACGGCGACGGCGCCGCCTTCGCTGGCCGGATTCGAGGCCTATCCCAATCCGGCGAGCGACGTGCTGACGGTGGGCCTGCCCGCGCTCGCCGCCGCGGAAGTGCAGCTGCGGGACCTGACCGGCTGGTCGGTCTACCGGCAAGTGGTGAGCCAGCAACGAACGGTGCGGGTGCCGCTGGCCGGGCTGCCACCGGGGATTTATCTCGTGCAGCTGCAAACGGCCGCCGGCATCGCCACCCGACGCATCGCAAAGGAATAA